From a single Accipiter gentilis chromosome 8, bAccGen1.1, whole genome shotgun sequence genomic region:
- the LOC126041941 gene encoding serine/arginine repetitive matrix protein 1-like: protein MWEESAPPSRSVPRSRLPPPPPGQRSERSRAAPAPPGAESAPTPPPRLRLAVPPRAERGSTRTGEAAPAPGRPGQEAAAAAGPVGQPRSPGEGTARKPKRHGQKYTRRSGVRTCGLYFLQENRPRRSLGRRTRWGDPSGAAPPPPPSTSAALLPPGARSRRSSPELYTLAAARDGLGPAGAFGGKPVKIAENSPSSELRGISLSLQGSFSRLGKRLCFFEKIPVLETFLRKPEGSGKTQTHRVRTDHSPYPSHRAVQGKHVHPLPPNPPPLLLNSTTGLGAKPPPWQMPPQEPAWLGCKAVAPLSPCPSLSRSSNCCCIYPN, encoded by the exons aTGTGGGAGGAATCCGCTCCCCCCTCTCGGTCCGTGCCCCGCTCCCGGCTCCCACCCCCG CCGCCCGGGCAGCGCTCCGAGAGGAGCCGGGCAGCACCGGCACCCCCGGGGGCGGAGAGCG cacccaccccccccccccggctgcgcCTCGCTGTCCCCCCCCGGGCGGAGCGGGGCTCTACCCGCACCGGAGAGGCGGCCCCCGCTCCCGGCCGGCccgggcaggaggcggcggcggcggcggggccggtcgGGCAGCCCCGGAGCCCGGGGGAAG GAACAGCTCGGAAGCCCAAACGACACGGCCAGAAATACACCCGGAGGAGCGGGGTGCGCACCTGCGGGCTGTATTTCTTGCAGGAG AATCGGCCCCGGAGGAGTTTAGGGAGAAGGACAAGGTGGGGGGACCCGTccggagctgcccccccccccccaccgtccACCTCTGCCGCCCTCCTTCCCCCCGGGGCTCG ttcCCGGCGGAGCAGCCCTGAACTTTACACCCTGGCAGCGGCGCGGGACGGGCTTGGCCCCGCCGGGGCTTTCGGGGGAAAACCGGTGAAAATCGCTGAGAATTCGCCCAGCTCCGAGCTCCGAg GTATTTCCCTGTCGCTGCAGGGCTCCTTCTCCCGCCTCGGGAAGCGTCTCTGCTTTTTCGAAAAGATCCCGGTTTTGGAGACTTTTCTCCGCAAGCCCGAGGGCAGCGGGAAG acacagacacacagagtgCGGACCGACCACAGCCCATACCCATCGCACAGAGCCGTCCAAGGGAAACATGTGCATCCTctacccccaaatccacccccccTCCTACTAAACTCCACCACCGGCCTGGGTGCGAAGCCACCCCCATGGCAGATGCCACCCCAagagccagcctggctggggtgcAAGGCGGTGGCACCCCTTTCCCCGTGCCCTTCTCTCTCCCGCAGCAGTAATTGCTGCTGTATTTATCCAAACTAG